In Saimiri boliviensis isolate mSaiBol1 chromosome 12, mSaiBol1.pri, whole genome shotgun sequence, one genomic interval encodes:
- the LOC120367379 gene encoding putative uncharacterized protein ENSP00000380674 isoform X2, which yields MRTLLCALAGLALLRAAGASADGREDRGAPGDRDERPAGPAGGAGLEPAPGTLEPRPRPPRRRWLLSPGAGAQQLEVVHLPGSTL from the exons ATGCGGACCCTGCTCTGCGCGCTGGCCGGGCTGGCTCTGCTCCGCGCCGCGGGCGCTTCGGCTG ATGGTAGAGAAGACCGTGGAGCACCTGGCGACAGAGATGAAAGGCCTGCTGGGCCTGCTGGAGGGGCTGGCCTGGAACCTGCCCCCGGGACCCTCGAGCCCCGCCCCCGACCTCCTCGGAGAAG ATGGCTTCTGAGCCCCGGAGCTGGAGCCCAGCAGCTGGAGGTGGTGCACCTGCCAGGCAGCACCCTCTGA
- the LOC120367379 gene encoding placenta-specific protein 9 isoform X1, translating into MRTLLCALAGLALLRAAGASAAAEPFIPPRGDAAQSTACDRHMAVQRRLDVMEEMVEKTVEHLATEMKGLLGLLEGLAWNLPPGPSSPAPDLLGEDGF; encoded by the exons ATGCGGACCCTGCTCTGCGCGCTGGCCGGGCTGGCTCTGCTCCGCGCCGCGGGCGCTTCGGCTG CTGCAGAACCCTTTATCCCTCCCCGAGGAGACGCAGCTCAGAGCACAGCGTGTGACAGACACATGGCTGTGCAACGCCGTCTGGATGTCATGGAGGAG ATGGTAGAGAAGACCGTGGAGCACCTGGCGACAGAGATGAAAGGCCTGCTGGGCCTGCTGGAGGGGCTGGCCTGGAACCTGCCCCCGGGACCCTCGAGCCCCGCCCCCGACCTCCTCGGAGAAG ATGGCTTCTGA